The following are encoded together in the Thermothelomyces thermophilus ATCC 42464 chromosome 3, complete sequence genome:
- a CDS encoding glycosyltransferase family 22 protein (CAZy_ID 268033) yields the protein MNSKPAPEGLPGRHEAGFVGEPPRPKSKREEKHETTRRYEVHAQVAAAQVGDILRVLLLFRFINALCVRTFFQPDEYFQALEPAWRVAFGADSGAWLTWEWQHQLRSSLHPAIFGLAYKAAESLMSSLSLFPPFKALMLVALPRTLQAVFAALADFYTWKLAMDIYGRQSNAPWAALWMTVLNPWQWYCSTRTFSNSLETTLTIAALCYWPWEVLIDTKASRSQPLQQEGRLSSLRISLVLAAVAVLLRPTNLLIWLVVSGLSLIRLTPLGNSPLQTSTIVILLRESIICGATVLAVSLISDRLYFGFWTFPPYKWFYFNISQSLAVFYGRMPWHYYVSQGVPLLTTTFLPFTIVGLYKATSSTNTLQSRILKTLNLSVLTMITILSFISHKEVRFIYPLLPMLHILSAPYFTAFFTQPASSSAAPSSDGPVSLRRKLTLANLISLNILLAGYLSLFHQPAPLSVLSFLRTEFERIHPDALDIDVPASPQGGKGEKELFALFLTPCHSTPWRSHLVYPALRARALTCEPPLHIARGTKERETYLDEADRFYLKDADGMYGVRFLGEEMWPLAAGNESTGTAKRRVGEVPRYIVGFEGIEPVLRAFFEHGNDGKEAPGKEMGVTLTRVWSAWNGAFNEDWRRRGRLVVWDTGLYQGSRGEENREEEGRVVDEL from the exons ATGAATTCCAAGCCGGCTCCCGAAGGGCTGCCGGGACGGCATGAAGCGGGTTTCGTGGGAGAGCCCCCGAGACCGAAATcaaaaagagaagaaaaacATGAGACAACACGGAGGTATGAGGTCCACGCGCAGGTCGCAGCTGCCCAAGTCGGCGATATCCTCAGGGTGCTGCTTCTTTTCCGGTTCATCAATGCTCTCTGCGTGCGCACCTTCTTCCAGCCAGATGAGTACTTTCAGGCTCTCGAGCCGGCATGGCGCGTTGCGTTTGGAGCCGATAGCGGCGCATGGCTAACCTGG GAATGGCAACACCAGCTCAGATCGTCATTGCACCCAGCCATCTTCGGCCTGGCTTACAAGGCCGCCGAAAGTCTCATGAGCTCGCTGAGCTTGTTCCCGCCGTTCAAAGCTCTGATGCTTGTGGCCTTACCTAGGACACTGCAGGCCGTGTTTGCCGCGCTGGCCGACTTCTACACATGGAAGCTGGCCATGGATATCTACGGGAGACAGAGCAATGCTCCGTGGGCCGCA CTCTGGATGACGGTGCTTAACCCCTGGCAGTGGTATTGCTCCACCAGGACCTTCTCCAACTCACTGGAGACGACCCTGACAATAGCTGCGCTGTGCTACTGGCCCTGGGAGGTCTTGATTGATACGAAAGCGAGCAGGAGCCAGCCGTTGCAGCAAGAAGGAAGGCTCTCTAG TCTCCGTATATCCCTTGTGCTCGCAGCCGTCGCCGTGTTGTTGCGGCCGACTAATCTGCTTATATGGCTCGTTGTCTCCGGCCTTTCACTTATACGGCTGACCCCCCTTGGAAACTCGCCCCTGCAGACGTCAACCATCGTTATTCTGCTCCGTGAGAGCATCATTTGTGGAGCGACGGTTCTCGCAGTTTCTCTGATCTCAGACCGCTTGTATTTTGGCTTCTGGACGTTCCCGCCCTACAAGTGGTTCTATTTCAACATCTCGCAGTCCCTTGCCGTCTTCTACGGCCGCATGCCTTGGCATTACTATGTCTCCCAAGGCGTGCCCCTTCTCACCACCACATTCCTCCCATTCACCATTGTCGGCCTCTACAAAGCGACCTCTTCAACCAACACCCTCCAATCACGAATTCTCAAGACGCTCAACCTCTCCGTCCTGACCATGATCACCATTCTGTCGTTCATCTCCCACAAAGAGGTCCGCTTCATCTATCCCCTCCTCCCGATGCTGCACATCCTCTCGGCGCCTTACTTTACGGCCTTCTTCACTCAGCCCGCCTCTTCCTCCGCCGCGCCATCGTCCGATGGCCCGGTCAGCCTTCGCCGCAAATTAACCCTCGCCAATCTCATTTCCCTCAATATTCTCCTCGCCGGCTACCTCTCTCTGTTCCACCAGCCCGCGCCTCTCTCAGTCCTCTCCTTCCTCCGGACCGAATTTGAGCGCATCCACCCGGACGCCTTGGACATCGATGTTCCGGCCTCCCCACAAGGAGGGAAAGGTGAGAAGGAGCTCTTTGCCCTCTTTCTCACCCCCTGCCACAGCACACCGTGGCGTTCGCACCTTGTCTACCCGGCCTTGCGGGCCCGCGCGCTCACCTGCGAACCGCCGCTGCATATCGCCCGGGGGACCAAGGAACGGGAGACTTACCTGGATGAGGCGGACCGTTTCTACCTGAAGGATGCGGATGGGATGTACGGGGTGAGGTTTCTAGGTGAGGAGATGTGGCCACTCGCGGCTGGAAACGAGAGCACAGGAACAGCGAAGAGAAGGGTTGGGGAGGTACCGAGGTACATCGTGGGGTTTGAGGGAATCGAGCCTGTGTTGAGGGCGTTCTTTGAGCACGGTAACGACGGGAAGGAGGCGCCGGGGAAGGAGATGGGGGTCACCCTCACGAGGGTGTGGTCGGCATGGAACGGGGCGTTTAACGAGGACTGGCGAAGGAGGGGTCGCTTGGTGGTTTGGGATACGGGACTTTATCAAGGCTCCCGTGGAGAAGAGAacagagaggaggagggcagGGTTGTTGATGAGCTCTGA